A part of Natator depressus isolate rNatDep1 chromosome 18, rNatDep2.hap1, whole genome shotgun sequence genomic DNA contains:
- the NOL9 gene encoding polynucleotide 5'-hydroxyl-kinase NOL9 isoform X2 has product MQTTDFQRCLHRRWKLLQKLTFTGKCRLTCLYGAVRVFGFTITQEQPPYNLFSPQTHSALTIETVIYETLEKSKKEMRISARAMLRAHHVPRAARIKLMKNFAPLCSVVLLDGLDTSVTRFILNHPEFSHIFRVKRQRGPCFTPEDAALASTGIGKRDPESGLIFSESSVSAIEELIQACCEEDDGCPVILVCGPKSIGKSTFNRYLINLLLNQLPCVEYLECDLGQTEFTPPGCVSLINVSEPCLGPPFTHQRMPRKMVYYGEANCDQDTERYIDTVKYVFNSYKKEVPLVINTMGWVKGVGLLLLIDIIRLLSPSHIVQISVEDFKDMPRFTPEYINLAAGLHTKGKLQGKCKSMDVSGMEDWKQYEGESDFQTSTTGHKLLCVQPKFPGAGNAGEARVHSSILRDMAMLGYLGQLQPLETRSVLPLHSLVPYQVPFNAVALRVIHTDVAPTHIMYSVNASWVGLCRILDEVRCQTDGPVLLTQTPVCDCLGFGIIRGIDMERKLYHILTPVPPENLRLVNCLLLGNITVPDCVFTNQGTEGEIPYVTSEYNYDISGAGKLKMKKHLKRREHSR; this is encoded by the exons ATGCAGACAACAGATTTCCAAAGGTGTCTGCACCGCCGCTGGAAATTGTTACAG AAGCTGACCTTCACTGGGAAATGCCGCCTGACCTGCCTCTATGGTGCAGTCCGAGTGTTTGGATTTACCATCACTCAGGAGCAGCCTCCCTACAACCTCTTCTCCCCTCAGACCCACTCTGCCCTGACCATCGAAACAGTGATCTACGAGACGCTGGAGAAATCGAAAAAGGAGATGAGGATATCAGCCAGGGCGATGCTCAGAGCCCATCATGTGCCACGTG CTGCTAGAATTAAACTGATGAAAAATTTTGCCCCTTTGTGTTCCGTGGTGCTGTTGGATGGTCTGGATACCTCGGTTACAAGATTCATTCTTAATCACCCAGAGTTCTCCCATATCTTCAGAGTAAAG AGACAAAGGGGTCCTTGCTTCACACCAGAAGATGCAGCTCTAGCTTCTACTGGTATTGGGAAACGTGATCCTGAAAGcggcctgattttttcagagagTTCAGTTTCGGCAATTGAAGAGTTAATACAAGCGTGCTGTG AGGAAGATGATGGTTGTCCTGTCATTCTGGTGTGTGGCCCAAAAAGTATTGGAAAATCAACATTTAACAGATATCTCATTAACCTGTTGCTGAATCA GCTTCCTTGTGTTGAATATTTGGAATGTGATCTGGGACAGACAGAGTTTACACCACCTGGCTGTGTCTCCTTAATTAATGTGTCAGAGCCATGTCTTG GGCCACCATTCACTCATCAGCGAATGCCACGTAAAATGGTGTATTATGGAGAAGCTAATTGTGATCAGGATACCGAAAGATATATTGACACAGTAAAGTATGTGTTTAACTCCTACAAGAAAGAAGTGCCTTTGGTCATCAATACAATGGGATGGGTGAAAG GTGTTGGATTGCTGCTTCTGATTGATATCATTCGACTGCTGTCACCCAGTCACATTGTTCAGATCAGTGTGGAAGACTTCAAGGATATGCCTCGCTTTACCCCAGAATATATTAATCTTGCTGCTGGCCTACATACAAAAGGCAAACTACAGGGCAAGTGTAAGAGCATGGACGTGAGTGGAATGGAGGATTGGAAGCAGTATGAAGGAGAAAGCGACTTTCAAACATCGACTACAGGGCATAAATTGCTGTGCGTACAACCAAAATTTCCTGGAGCAGGGAATGCTGGTGAAGC ACGGGTCCACAGCAGTATCCTCCGGGATATGGCAATGTTAGGTTACCTtggccagctgcagcctctgGAAACAAGATCAGTACTTCCTTTACACAGTCTGGTTCCCTATCAG GTACCTTTCAATGCTGTTGCGCTCAGGGTTATTCATACTGATGTTGCTCCTACACACATCATGTATTCAGTAAATGCCAGCTGGGTCGGTCTCTGCAGGATATTGGATGAGGTCAGATGTCAGACTGATGGGCCAGTCTTGCTTACACAGACACCAGTCTGTGATTGCTTGGGCTTCG gaattATCCGAGGGATTGACATGGAGAGGAAGCTTTACCATATTCTGACTCCAGTACCTCCAGAAAACTTAAGACTTGTAAACTGTCTGCTGCTGGGAAATATCACCGTTCCAGATTG
- the TAS1R1 gene encoding taste receptor type 1 member 1 produces the protein MMLSPPFVLYLYLLAPCYWAFICQNTGPSSNFRMDGDYTIAGFFRLHSYSTTVKSRPEVDVCDRAVSVNSHGYHLFQAMRLAIEKINNSSSLLPNVTLGYEIYNTCSESANMYATLSILAQSRQHHMEVLSNFTHYQPKAVALIGPDSSHFTLTTAAILSILLMPEISYEASNEMLSLKSAYPSFLRTIPSDRLQVEALVLLLQEFRWNWIAVVGSDDAYGRNGIKTLKEVVAKHDICAAYQGIIPMKGGASSPELKEMLRVLVGTGVNVTVVFSNVDSARDFFDMVVQENVTEKVWLGTEAWSLASEVWSIPGIHRIGTVIGLSVKQAKLPGLEEFESAHVNSEKSNVATCAPDLGAEGSSGGSSSNESTSQGCNQICTRCHSLTSAPQTFDIWAAFNVYSAVFAVARGLHNLLGCCSGACSKDKVYPWQLLEKIKQVNFTLQKSKVLFDANGDPLTGYDLVMWKWTGPTWSFDVIGSFLQKPDRLNINRDGILWHTKDNQVPMSACSKVCVKGEKRMQVGLHQCCFDCVACPAGTFLNSSDLYNCQPCGTDQWAPMKSEICLNRTTEFLSWADPVSWALLIAITLLLLLLAGTAALFAQNLTTPVVKSAGGRMCFLMLGALICACCSLYCYFGEPTWPTCLLRLPIFSIGFTICLSCIATRAFQIVCIFKLASKWPAFYRAWVKHNGPNLFIGACTATQVAMCLVSLSINPSVPRKDYTTSVTMTIFQCSEDDAVWGLLYNTMLSICCFVISYMGKDLPENYNEAKCITCSLLINFVCFVCYLTTYIFYHGKYLVAITVLSNLSTLSGIFGGYFLPKGYIILFRAELNTTEHFQMSIQSYTRKSSSD, from the exons ATGATGCTTTCTCCTCCATTCGTTTTATACTTGTATCTCTTGGCTCCATGTTATTGGGCGTTCATATGCCAGAACACGGGGCCTTCTTCTAACTTCAGGATGGACGGAGATTACACGATTGCAGGATTTTTCCGACTGCATAGCTACTCAACAACAGTGAAATCTAGACCGGAAGTTGACGTATGTGACAG AGCGGTCTCTGTAAACAGCCATGGCTACCACCTGTTCCAAGCCATGAGACTCGCCATCGAGAAGATAAACAACTCCAGCAGTCTCCTCCCCAATGTCACTTTGGGCTACGAGATCTACAACACATGCTCAGAATCTGCCAACATGTATGCAACGCTGAGTATCCTTGCCCAGAGCAGGCAGCACCATATGGAAGTGCTCAGCAACTTCACACACTACCAGCCCAAGGCTGTGGCTTTGATAGGGCCAGACAGCAGCCACTTTACCCTCACCACTGCAGCTATCCTGAGCATCCTCCTTATGCCAGAG ATTAGTTACGAAGCCTCCAACGAGATGCTGAGCCTGAAGAGCGCCTACCCCTCATTCCTGCGCACCATCCCCAGCGACAGGCTGCAGGTCGAGGCACTAGTGCTGTTGCTGCAGGAGTTCAGGTGGAACTGGATTGCGGTGGTGGGCAGTGATGATGCCTATGGCAGGAACGGGATAAAGACCCTGAAAGAAGTGGTGGCTAAGCATGACATCTGTGCTGCCTACCAAGGAATCATCCCCATGAAGGGGGgtgccagcagcccagagctgaaGGAGATGCTTAGAGTCCTTGTGGGGACCGGCGTCAATGTCACCGTCGTCTTCTCCAATGTGGACAGTGCTAGAGACTTCTTTGACATGGTGGTTCAGGAGAACGTGACGGAGAAGGTGTGGCTGggcactgaggcctggtctcTAGCCTCGGAAGTCTGGAGCATCCCCGGCATCCACAGAATTGGCACGGTGATTGGGTTGTCAGTCAAGCAGGCAAAGCTTCCAGGATTGGAGGAATTTGAATCTGCCCATGTGAATTCAGAGAAAAGTAATGTAGCCACGTGTGCCCCTGATTTGGGTGCTGAAGGGAGCAGTGGTGGGAGCAGCAGCAATGAGAGTACCAGCCAAGGCTGCAATCAGATCTGCACAAGGTGCCACTCACTCACTTCAGCGCCCCAGACGTTTGACATTTGGGCTGCCTTTAATGTGTATTCAGCGGTGTTTGCTGTGGCCCGCGGCCTGCACAACTTGCTGGGTTGCTGCTCAGGAGCGTGCAGCAAGGACAAAGTCTATCCCTGGCAG CTCCTGGAAAAAATCAAgcaggtgaatttcactctgcaGAAGAGCAAGGTGCTTTTTGATGCCAATGGGGATCCCCTGACAGGCTATGACCTCGTCATGTGGAAGTGGACTGGCCCGACCTGGTCTTTTGATGTAATTGGGTCTTTCCTCCAAAAGCCAGACAGACTGAACATCAACCGGGATGGAATCCTGTGGCATACAAAGGATAATCAG GTGCCTATGTCAGCTTGTTCAAAGGTCTGCGTAAAAGGAGAGAAGAGGATGCAGGTGGGGCTTCACCAATGCTGCTTTGACTGCGTGGCCTGCCCCGCAGGAACCTTCCTGAACAGCAGCG ACCTCTACAattgccagccctgtgggacagatCAGTGGGCCCCAATGAAGAGTGAAATCTGCTTGAATCGGACCACCGAATTCCTGTCCTGGGCTGACCCCGTCTCCTGGGCCCTGCTGATTGCCATcacccttctgctgctgctgctggcagggacagCTGCCCTCTTTGCCCAGAACCTCACCACGCCAGTGGTCAAGTCGGCAGGCGGCAGAATGTGCTTCCTCATGCTGGGTGCTCTGATCTGTGCCTGCTGTAGCCTCTACTGCTACTTTGGGGAGCCCACCTGGCCCACGTGTCTGCTGAGGTTGCCCATCTTCTCCATCGGCTTCACCATTTGCCTCTCGTGCATTGCAACCCGTGCCTTCCAGATCGTCTGTATCTTCAAACTGGCGTCTAAGTGGCCTGCCTTCTATAGAGCCTGGGTGAAGCACAACGGACCCAACCTGTTCATCGGAGCCTGCACAGCCACCCAGGTGGCGATGTGCCTGGTCTCGCTCAGCATCAATCCCTCAGTGCCCAGGAAGGACTACACGACCTCTGTGACGATGACCATCTTCCAGTGCTCGGAAGATGATGCTGTGTGGGGGCTGCTCTACAACACAATGCTCAGTATCTGCTGCTTTGTCATCAGCTACATGGGGAAGGACCTGCCTGAGAACTACAACGAGGCCAAGTGCATCACCTGCAGCCTGCTTATCAACTTTGTCTGCTTCGTCTGCTATCTCACCACCTACATCTTCTACCATGGCAAGTACCTGGTGGCCATCACTGTGCTGTCCAACCTGTCCACCCTGTCTGGGATCTTTGGAGGCTACTTCCTCCCCAAGGGCTACATCATCCTCTTCCGAGCGGAGCTCAACACCACCGAGCACTTCCAGATGTCTATCCAGAGTTACACCAGGAAGAGCAGCTCAGACTGA
- the NOL9 gene encoding polynucleotide 5'-hydroxyl-kinase NOL9 isoform X1 produces MQTTDFQRCLHRRWKLLQKLTFTGKCRLTCLYGAVRVFGFTITQEQPPYNLFSPQTHSALTIETVIYETLEKSKKEMRISARAMLRAHHVPRAARIKLMKNFAPLCSVVLLDGLDTSVTRFILNHPEFSHIFRVKRQRGPCFTPEDAALASTGIGKRDPESGLIFSESSVSAIEELIQACCEEDDGCPVILVCGPKSIGKSTFNRYLINLLLNQLPCVEYLECDLGQTEFTPPGCVSLINVSEPCLGPPFTHQRMPRKMVYYGEANCDQDTERYIDTVKYVFNSYKKEVPLVINTMGWVKGVGLLLLIDIIRLLSPSHIVQISVEDFKDMPRFTPEYINLAAGLHTKGKLQGKCKSMDVSGMEDWKQYEGESDFQTSTTGHKLLCVQPKFPGAGNAGEARVHSSILRDMAMLGYLGQLQPLETRSVLPLHSLVPYQVPFNAVALRVIHTDVAPTHIMYSVNASWVGLCRILDEVRCQTDGPVLLTQTPVCDCLGFGIIRGIDMERKLYHILTPVPPENLRLVNCLLLGNITVPDCVFTNQQGTEGEIPYVTSEYNYDISGAGKLKMKKHLKRREHSR; encoded by the exons ATGCAGACAACAGATTTCCAAAGGTGTCTGCACCGCCGCTGGAAATTGTTACAG AAGCTGACCTTCACTGGGAAATGCCGCCTGACCTGCCTCTATGGTGCAGTCCGAGTGTTTGGATTTACCATCACTCAGGAGCAGCCTCCCTACAACCTCTTCTCCCCTCAGACCCACTCTGCCCTGACCATCGAAACAGTGATCTACGAGACGCTGGAGAAATCGAAAAAGGAGATGAGGATATCAGCCAGGGCGATGCTCAGAGCCCATCATGTGCCACGTG CTGCTAGAATTAAACTGATGAAAAATTTTGCCCCTTTGTGTTCCGTGGTGCTGTTGGATGGTCTGGATACCTCGGTTACAAGATTCATTCTTAATCACCCAGAGTTCTCCCATATCTTCAGAGTAAAG AGACAAAGGGGTCCTTGCTTCACACCAGAAGATGCAGCTCTAGCTTCTACTGGTATTGGGAAACGTGATCCTGAAAGcggcctgattttttcagagagTTCAGTTTCGGCAATTGAAGAGTTAATACAAGCGTGCTGTG AGGAAGATGATGGTTGTCCTGTCATTCTGGTGTGTGGCCCAAAAAGTATTGGAAAATCAACATTTAACAGATATCTCATTAACCTGTTGCTGAATCA GCTTCCTTGTGTTGAATATTTGGAATGTGATCTGGGACAGACAGAGTTTACACCACCTGGCTGTGTCTCCTTAATTAATGTGTCAGAGCCATGTCTTG GGCCACCATTCACTCATCAGCGAATGCCACGTAAAATGGTGTATTATGGAGAAGCTAATTGTGATCAGGATACCGAAAGATATATTGACACAGTAAAGTATGTGTTTAACTCCTACAAGAAAGAAGTGCCTTTGGTCATCAATACAATGGGATGGGTGAAAG GTGTTGGATTGCTGCTTCTGATTGATATCATTCGACTGCTGTCACCCAGTCACATTGTTCAGATCAGTGTGGAAGACTTCAAGGATATGCCTCGCTTTACCCCAGAATATATTAATCTTGCTGCTGGCCTACATACAAAAGGCAAACTACAGGGCAAGTGTAAGAGCATGGACGTGAGTGGAATGGAGGATTGGAAGCAGTATGAAGGAGAAAGCGACTTTCAAACATCGACTACAGGGCATAAATTGCTGTGCGTACAACCAAAATTTCCTGGAGCAGGGAATGCTGGTGAAGC ACGGGTCCACAGCAGTATCCTCCGGGATATGGCAATGTTAGGTTACCTtggccagctgcagcctctgGAAACAAGATCAGTACTTCCTTTACACAGTCTGGTTCCCTATCAG GTACCTTTCAATGCTGTTGCGCTCAGGGTTATTCATACTGATGTTGCTCCTACACACATCATGTATTCAGTAAATGCCAGCTGGGTCGGTCTCTGCAGGATATTGGATGAGGTCAGATGTCAGACTGATGGGCCAGTCTTGCTTACACAGACACCAGTCTGTGATTGCTTGGGCTTCG gaattATCCGAGGGATTGACATGGAGAGGAAGCTTTACCATATTCTGACTCCAGTACCTCCAGAAAACTTAAGACTTGTAAACTGTCTGCTGCTGGGAAATATCACCGTTCCAGATTG